In Actinacidiphila yeochonensis CN732, a genomic segment contains:
- a CDS encoding class I SAM-dependent methyltransferase, which yields MGEENAVAGGDAEVRAVVAGHTHGADGGGTGTEAPVSDAEYWDGRYRERHHIWSGRPNAALLREAEGLAPGRALDLGCGEGADAIWLARQGWKVVASDISAVALERAREHAAESEVADQVDFQRHDFAESFPAGAYELVSAHFLHAPHDMPRDSILRRAADAVAPAGCCWSSATPGCRRGRRPPPCTPTTCRCPPRRRCTTASACRTTSGRSWSPRSTSSRPPIRRAARRSATTTR from the coding sequence ATGGGTGAGGAGAACGCGGTGGCAGGCGGCGACGCCGAGGTCCGGGCTGTCGTGGCCGGGCACACGCACGGAGCGGACGGCGGCGGGACGGGCACGGAGGCGCCGGTGTCGGACGCGGAGTACTGGGACGGCCGCTACCGCGAGCGCCACCACATCTGGAGCGGTCGCCCCAACGCCGCGCTGCTGCGGGAGGCGGAGGGCCTCGCCCCCGGCCGCGCTCTGGACCTCGGCTGCGGCGAGGGGGCCGACGCGATCTGGCTGGCCCGGCAGGGCTGGAAGGTGGTGGCGTCCGACATCTCCGCCGTGGCGCTGGAGCGGGCCCGGGAGCACGCGGCGGAGTCCGAGGTCGCCGACCAGGTCGACTTCCAGCGCCACGACTTCGCCGAGAGCTTCCCGGCCGGAGCGTACGAACTGGTCTCCGCGCACTTCCTGCACGCCCCGCACGACATGCCGCGCGACAGCATCCTGCGCCGGGCCGCCGACGCCGTGGCCCCGGCGGGGTGCTGCTGGTCGTCGGCCACGCCGGGGTGCCGCCGTGGGCGGCGGCCGCCTCCATGCACGCCCACCACGTGTCGCTGCCCACCCCGCAGGAGGTGTACGACGGCCTCGGCCTGCCGGACGACGAGTGGGAGATCCTGGTCGCCGAGGAGTACGAGCAGCCGACCACCGATCCGGAGGGCCGCCCGGCGGTCCGCCACGACAACACGCTGA
- a CDS encoding MFS transporter, whose protein sequence is MTATHVPPTLTRADTRLPLAALIVMAATVLVVIMTETMPAGLLPQIAGGIGVSEGAAGQFVSAYALGAVLAAIPAIVVTRGVRRKPLLIISLLGFLVANTLTALAPNLAVALAVRFVAGAFSGLLWGMLAGYAMRITPPEQAGRALAIAMSGTPIALAAGTPLGTWLGSATGWRWTFAAMSALIAVVLVAAMALVPDAPGQAEHTRLPFGHVLRLPGVATILGVVFVWMLAHNLMYAYIAPFLKQTNLDVKPDVALVVFGVAALVGLWFTGATVDRFLRPLVLSSVVLFIVAGAVLLGASGSTPLGILAIVLWGIAFGGSATQLQTATGAAAGANFDAAMGLVATSFNLAISAAGAVGGALVEGVGARSLPVAMIILAAVALVAVGFGRRAAFKPVR, encoded by the coding sequence ATGACAGCTACGCACGTCCCTCCCACCCTGACCCGGGCTGACACACGGCTTCCCCTCGCCGCCCTGATCGTCATGGCGGCCACCGTCCTCGTCGTGATCATGACCGAGACGATGCCGGCCGGACTTCTCCCGCAGATCGCCGGCGGGATCGGCGTCTCCGAAGGCGCGGCCGGCCAGTTCGTCAGCGCCTACGCGCTCGGCGCAGTCCTCGCAGCGATACCGGCGATCGTGGTGACCCGAGGGGTCCGGCGGAAGCCGCTGCTGATCATCAGCCTGCTCGGCTTCCTCGTCGCCAACACCCTCACCGCGCTGGCGCCCAACCTCGCCGTCGCCCTCGCCGTCCGGTTCGTCGCCGGGGCGTTCTCCGGACTGCTGTGGGGCATGCTCGCCGGGTACGCCATGCGCATCACGCCGCCCGAGCAGGCCGGACGCGCCCTCGCCATCGCGATGAGCGGCACCCCGATCGCGCTCGCCGCGGGTACCCCGCTGGGCACCTGGCTGGGTTCTGCGACCGGGTGGCGCTGGACGTTCGCCGCGATGTCCGCGCTCATCGCGGTGGTCCTGGTCGCCGCGATGGCCCTCGTCCCAGACGCCCCCGGCCAGGCCGAGCACACCCGGCTGCCGTTCGGGCACGTCCTGCGGCTTCCGGGAGTGGCGACCATCCTCGGCGTCGTGTTCGTCTGGATGCTCGCGCACAACCTGATGTACGCCTACATCGCGCCCTTCTTGAAACAGACGAACCTGGATGTGAAGCCCGACGTCGCGCTCGTCGTCTTCGGCGTCGCCGCGCTGGTCGGCCTCTGGTTCACCGGGGCGACGGTCGACCGCTTCCTGCGGCCGCTCGTCCTGTCCAGCGTGGTCCTGTTCATCGTCGCTGGCGCGGTCCTGCTCGGCGCCTCGGGCTCGACGCCCCTGGGAATCCTGGCCATCGTCCTGTGGGGCATCGCCTTCGGCGGTTCGGCCACGCAGCTCCAGACCGCCACGGGCGCCGCGGCCGGTGCGAACTTCGACGCGGCCATGGGCCTGGTCGCCACGTCCTTCAACCTGGCGATCTCCGCGGCCGGCGCGGTGGGCGGAGCCCTCGTCGAGGGCGTCGGGGCCCGCTCGCTCCCGGTGGCGATGATCATCCTGGCGGCCGTCGCACTGGTCGCGGTCGGCTTCGGCCGGCGCGCGGCGTTCAAGCCCGTCCGCTGA
- a CDS encoding MBL fold metallo-hydrolase gives MTGSGRQPSRLVKLRPAPFGADPVGARLARILASPNYADGTFTNPVGARSTPGPGMLKALPGNMRKEARQARKPARPIPLHPSTLDDLARPPASGLRLTWLGHSSVLAEIGGRRVLFDPVWGERCSPFSFAGPRRLHPAPVPLEALADVDVVVISHDHYDHLDMPTIKALVRGRAVFAVPLGVGAHLEYWGVAPERLRELDWNESAEVAGLTLTATPARHFCGRGLRGRQQTLWASWVVTDGTHRIFHSGDTGYFPGFREIAAQHGPFDATMIQIGAYSEFWPDIHMTPEEGVATHVDLSGGTPHGVLLPIHWGTFNLAPHPWSDPAEGTLFAAHAAGVAVAAPVPGLPFEPADPPEPDLWWREVAVTPAQGWRAWPPVGLEHREANADA, from the coding sequence GTGACCGGCTCCGGCCGACAGCCGTCCCGCCTCGTGAAACTGCGCCCCGCCCCGTTCGGCGCGGACCCGGTCGGAGCGCGGCTGGCCCGTATCCTCGCCTCGCCGAACTACGCGGACGGCACGTTCACCAACCCGGTCGGGGCCCGGAGCACGCCGGGCCCGGGGATGCTGAAAGCGCTGCCGGGCAACATGCGCAAGGAGGCCCGGCAGGCCCGCAAGCCGGCCCGGCCGATACCGCTGCATCCGAGCACCCTCGACGACCTGGCCCGCCCGCCGGCCTCGGGGCTGCGGCTGACCTGGCTGGGGCACTCCTCGGTACTCGCCGAAATCGGCGGGCGGCGGGTGCTCTTCGACCCGGTATGGGGCGAGCGCTGCTCCCCGTTCTCCTTCGCCGGTCCCAGGCGGCTGCACCCGGCGCCGGTTCCGCTGGAGGCGCTGGCGGACGTCGACGTGGTGGTGATCAGCCACGACCACTACGACCACCTGGACATGCCGACGATCAAGGCGCTGGTGCGCGGCCGGGCGGTCTTCGCGGTGCCGCTGGGGGTGGGCGCGCACCTGGAGTACTGGGGGGTGGCGCCGGAGCGGCTGCGCGAGCTGGACTGGAACGAGTCGGCGGAGGTCGCGGGGCTGACCCTGACGGCGACCCCGGCGCGGCACTTCTGCGGCCGGGGGCTGCGCGGGCGGCAGCAGACGCTCTGGGCGTCATGGGTGGTCACGGACGGCACCCACCGGATCTTCCACAGCGGCGACACCGGGTACTTCCCCGGTTTCCGTGAAATAGCCGCGCAGCACGGGCCGTTCGACGCGACGATGATCCAGATCGGCGCCTACAGCGAGTTCTGGCCCGACATCCACATGACGCCCGAGGAGGGCGTGGCCACCCACGTGGACCTGTCCGGCGGCACCCCGCACGGCGTGCTGCTGCCCATCCACTGGGGCACCTTCAACCTGGCGCCCCACCCGTGGTCCGACCCGGCCGAGGGCACCCTCTTCGCCGCGCATGCCGCCGGCGTGGCCGTGGCGGCGCCGGTGCCGGGCCTGCCCTTCGAGCCCGCCGACCCGCCGGAGCCGGACCTGTGGTGGCGCGAGGTGGCCGTCACCCCGGCGCAGGGCTGGCGCGCCTGGCCCCCGGTTGGCCTGGAGCACCGCGAGGCCAACGCGGACGCCTGA
- a CDS encoding GNAT family N-acetyltransferase yields the protein MGWTITRSLDGFASEAGPFLRRRPVENSVLLTVASTLRRNGLDSYGEPPLFGWWRDADGLVAAAFLCTPPFPPLLARGTPEAARELAAALDGPLSGVRGESATVREFAAAWRERTGTEARTDRELRLYRLGTLLPPLPAPPGRARVAGPADRGLLLRWQEGYFRDIGQADPGGERLLDDALAYGGRTLWEVDGEPVAMAGVTPPEDGAVRVVSVYTPPELRGRGYAGAATAAVTETTLAAGTAQVLLFTNLADPVANRLYARLGYVPVEDQIALAFDSAP from the coding sequence ATGGGATGGACGATCACACGTTCGCTCGACGGGTTCGCCTCCGAGGCCGGCCCGTTTCTGAGGCGACGCCCGGTGGAGAACTCGGTCCTGCTCACGGTTGCTTCGACCCTGCGCCGCAACGGGCTCGACAGCTACGGCGAGCCACCCCTGTTCGGCTGGTGGCGGGACGCGGACGGCCTGGTGGCCGCCGCGTTCCTGTGCACGCCGCCGTTCCCGCCGCTGCTGGCCCGCGGTACCCCGGAGGCGGCCCGGGAGCTGGCCGCCGCCCTGGACGGACCGCTGTCCGGGGTGCGCGGGGAGAGCGCGACCGTACGGGAGTTCGCCGCGGCCTGGCGGGAGCGCACCGGCACCGAGGCGCGGACCGACCGGGAGCTGCGGCTGTACCGGCTGGGTACCCTTCTCCCGCCGCTACCGGCGCCGCCCGGACGCGCCAGGGTGGCCGGCCCGGCCGACCGAGGGCTGCTGCTGCGCTGGCAGGAGGGCTACTTCCGGGACATCGGGCAGGCGGACCCCGGGGGCGAGCGGCTGCTCGACGACGCCCTCGCGTACGGCGGCCGCACCCTGTGGGAGGTGGACGGGGAGCCGGTGGCGATGGCCGGTGTCACGCCGCCCGAGGACGGGGCGGTGCGGGTGGTGTCCGTGTACACGCCGCCCGAGTTGCGCGGCCGGGGCTACGCCGGGGCTGCCACGGCCGCCGTCACGGAGACCACTCTGGCGGCGGGGACGGCCCAGGTGCTGCTCTTCACCAATCTGGCCGACCCGGTGGCCAACCGTCTCTACGCCCGCCTCGGCTACGTCCCCGTCGAGGACCAGATCGCACTTGCCTTCGACTCGGCGCCGTGA
- a CDS encoding M3 family metallopeptidase, translating into MTTNQPTTATNPLLRESTLPYGLPPFAEIREEHYLPAIERGISEHLAEVAAIAENPEPPGFANTVEALERAGALLLRATLAYSNQEGAHLTPELRAIQTRVSAILAEHSDAVHLDTRLYARVKALYDVRAGLGLDAESLRLLERRRTEFRRAGAELDEAGRERLRELNAEIAAASTAFGQNVLDAGTAGALLLDDPAQLSGLAPDAVAAAAEAAREAGHAGAWLLPLRNFSNQFELADLDDREVRRRLLAASLDRAQDTNGPLAVTLATLRAERAALLGYPSHAAYAVADSTARTPEAVTALLARLVPPAVVNARREADALAAAAGGPVEAWDWAYWSRKVRKERYQVDQAALRPYFELDQVLREGVFHAAREVYGITLTERPDLPGYHPDVRVFEVFDADGSGVGLFLADFFARPTKRGGAWMNPLTVQSELLGGRPVVVNNHNIAKPAPGEPALLTSSQVDTLFHEFGHALHGLFSAVRYPYFSGTRVPRDFVEFPSQVNEVWATRPDILARYARHHRTGEPLPAETVARLAEAERFGQGFATVEYLAAAVLDWAWHSLPAGTDPGDPLAFEARVLREAGLDLPAIPPRYRTTYFSHVFQSDYSAGYYSYIWSEVLDADTVEWFLDRGHALRAAGDLFRAGLLSRGGSTDPMEAYRSVLGREPRVEPLLARRGLDGKEGGES; encoded by the coding sequence GTGACGACGAACCAGCCGACGACGGCCACCAACCCGCTGCTCCGCGAGAGCACGCTGCCCTACGGGCTGCCCCCGTTCGCGGAGATCCGCGAGGAGCACTACCTGCCCGCCATCGAACGCGGTATCAGCGAGCACCTCGCCGAGGTGGCCGCCATCGCGGAGAACCCGGAGCCACCCGGCTTCGCCAACACCGTCGAGGCGCTGGAGCGGGCGGGCGCGCTGCTGCTGCGCGCCACCCTCGCCTACTCCAACCAGGAGGGCGCGCACCTCACGCCCGAGCTGCGGGCCATCCAGACCCGGGTCAGCGCCATACTCGCCGAGCACAGCGACGCGGTGCACCTCGACACCCGCCTCTACGCCCGCGTCAAGGCCCTCTACGACGTCCGCGCCGGTCTCGGCCTCGACGCGGAGTCACTGCGGCTGCTGGAGCGCCGCCGCACCGAGTTCCGGCGGGCCGGCGCCGAGCTGGACGAGGCCGGCCGGGAGCGGCTGCGCGAGCTCAACGCCGAGATCGCCGCCGCCTCCACCGCCTTCGGCCAGAACGTCCTGGACGCCGGCACGGCCGGCGCCCTCCTCCTCGATGACCCGGCCCAGCTGTCCGGCCTGGCCCCGGACGCGGTGGCGGCCGCCGCGGAGGCCGCCCGCGAGGCCGGCCACGCGGGGGCGTGGCTGCTCCCGCTGCGGAACTTCTCCAACCAGTTCGAGCTGGCCGACCTCGACGACCGCGAGGTGCGCCGCCGCCTGCTCGCCGCCTCCCTGGACCGCGCCCAGGACACCAACGGCCCCCTCGCGGTCACCCTCGCCACCCTCCGCGCCGAGCGCGCCGCGCTGCTCGGCTACCCCAGCCACGCCGCCTACGCGGTGGCCGACAGCACGGCGCGGACCCCCGAGGCGGTCACCGCGCTGCTGGCCCGGCTGGTGCCGCCGGCCGTCGTCAACGCCCGGCGCGAGGCCGACGCCCTGGCCGCGGCGGCCGGCGGACCGGTCGAGGCGTGGGACTGGGCGTACTGGTCCCGGAAGGTCCGCAAGGAGCGCTACCAGGTCGACCAGGCCGCGCTGCGCCCCTACTTCGAGCTGGACCAGGTGCTGCGGGAGGGCGTCTTCCACGCCGCCCGCGAGGTCTACGGCATCACCCTGACCGAGCGCCCCGACCTGCCCGGCTACCACCCCGACGTACGGGTCTTCGAGGTCTTCGACGCGGACGGCAGCGGAGTCGGCCTCTTCCTTGCCGACTTCTTCGCCCGGCCCACCAAACGGGGCGGGGCTTGGATGAACCCCCTCACTGTGCAGTCGGAGCTGCTCGGCGGCCGGCCGGTGGTGGTCAACAACCACAACATCGCCAAGCCGGCGCCCGGCGAGCCCGCGCTGCTCACCTCCTCGCAGGTCGATACGCTCTTCCACGAGTTCGGGCACGCCCTGCACGGCCTGTTCTCCGCCGTGCGGTACCCCTACTTCTCGGGCACCCGGGTCCCGCGCGACTTCGTCGAGTTCCCCTCCCAGGTCAACGAGGTGTGGGCGACACGGCCCGACATACTCGCCCGGTACGCCCGCCACCACCGGACCGGCGAGCCGCTGCCGGCGGAGACCGTCGCGCGCCTGGCGGAGGCCGAGCGCTTCGGGCAGGGCTTCGCCACCGTGGAATACCTGGCCGCCGCCGTGCTGGACTGGGCCTGGCACAGCCTGCCGGCCGGCACCGACCCCGGCGACCCGCTCGCCTTCGAGGCGCGGGTCCTGCGGGAGGCGGGGCTGGACCTCCCGGCCATCCCGCCCCGCTACCGCACCACCTACTTCAGCCACGTGTTCCAGAGCGACTACAGCGCCGGCTACTACTCCTACATCTGGAGCGAGGTACTCGACGCCGACACGGTGGAGTGGTTCCTCGACCGCGGGCACGCGCTGCGCGCCGCCGGCGACCTCTTCCGGGCCGGGTTGCTCTCCCGCGGCGGCAGTACCGACCCGATGGAGGCGTACCGGTCCGTGCTCGGCCGCGAGCCGCGGGTGGAGCCGCTGCTGGCCCGCCGCGGCCTGGACGGGAAGGAGGGCGGCGAGAGCTGA
- a CDS encoding TetR/AcrR family transcriptional regulator — MSPVGRPRAFDMEKVLEAAALLFWEHGYEATSMAQLREATGLSSASVYGTFGSKYGLFERAVEHYMAGPGSVTAVVDDESLSPRDAVALMLHRSIDMQTDPSHPRGCLVSLAGVVGDKAKDPHKDEETDRAAAHSTMKEWRAVGRARIRACVVRGVAAGELPADTDVDVIASMIHSFQLGLSTQVCDGMPAQSLHAAADAVLAVWRVPVHGG, encoded by the coding sequence ATGTCCCCAGTCGGGCGCCCCCGCGCCTTTGACATGGAGAAGGTTCTGGAAGCCGCGGCGCTCCTGTTCTGGGAGCACGGCTACGAAGCGACCTCCATGGCCCAGCTCCGCGAGGCGACCGGCCTGTCCTCGGCGAGCGTGTACGGCACCTTCGGTTCCAAGTACGGACTGTTCGAGCGGGCGGTGGAGCACTACATGGCCGGACCGGGCAGCGTCACGGCGGTGGTGGACGACGAGTCCCTGAGCCCGCGCGACGCCGTCGCGCTGATGCTGCACCGCTCCATCGACATGCAGACCGACCCCTCGCACCCGCGCGGCTGCCTCGTCTCCCTGGCGGGCGTCGTCGGGGACAAGGCGAAGGACCCGCACAAGGACGAGGAGACGGACCGGGCCGCCGCGCACAGCACGATGAAGGAATGGCGGGCGGTGGGCCGGGCGCGCATCAGAGCGTGCGTCGTCCGCGGGGTCGCCGCGGGAGAACTCCCCGCGGACACCGACGTGGACGTCATCGCGTCCATGATCCACTCGTTCCAGCTCGGCCTCTCCACCCAGGTGTGCGACGGGATGCCCGCCCAGAGCCTGCACGCCGCGGCGGACGCCGTCCTCGCGGTGTGGCGGGTGCCGGTCCACGGAGGCTGA
- a CDS encoding IS110 family RNA-guided transposase, with translation MIDTSDIGAFLGLDVGKGEHHATAVTPAGKKAFDKRLPNSEPKLREVFGKLQAKHGTVLVVVDQPASIGALPLAVARDMGCPVAYLPGLTMRRIADLYPGEAKTDARDAFVIADAARVMPHTLRSVDLEDETIAELEMIVGFDDDLAGEATRISNRLRGLLTQIHPHLERVLGPRIQHPAVLTLLGRFGSPAQIRKAGRRQLVTLIRPKAPRMAERLVDDILTALDEQTVIVPGTDAAALIVPSLAGSLTAVLDQRKLLAARIQELLEAHPLSQVLTSMPGIGVRTGARILIDVGDGSTFPSAAHLAAYAGLAPATRSSGSSIRGEQPSRRGNKQLKRAFFLSAFAALADPDSRTYYDKKIAQGKHHTQALLCLARRRADVLFAMLRDGTFYESRSAATT, from the coding sequence GTGATCGACACCAGCGACATCGGAGCCTTCCTCGGCCTGGACGTCGGCAAGGGCGAACACCACGCCACCGCCGTCACCCCGGCCGGGAAGAAGGCGTTCGACAAGCGGCTGCCCAACAGCGAGCCCAAGCTCCGCGAAGTCTTCGGCAAACTCCAGGCCAAGCACGGGACCGTGCTGGTGGTGGTCGACCAGCCCGCCTCCATCGGCGCCCTGCCGCTCGCAGTAGCCCGGGACATGGGCTGCCCGGTCGCCTACCTGCCCGGCCTGACGATGCGGCGGATCGCCGACCTGTATCCCGGCGAGGCCAAGACCGACGCCCGCGACGCCTTCGTCATCGCCGACGCCGCCCGCGTGATGCCGCACACGCTGCGCTCGGTCGACCTGGAAGACGAGACCATCGCCGAGCTGGAAATGATCGTCGGCTTCGACGACGACCTGGCCGGCGAGGCCACCCGCATCAGCAACCGGCTCCGCGGCCTGCTCACCCAGATCCACCCCCACCTGGAGCGAGTCCTCGGCCCGCGCATCCAGCACCCGGCCGTCCTGACCTTGCTGGGACGGTTCGGGTCTCCGGCCCAGATCCGCAAGGCCGGACGCCGGCAGCTGGTGACCCTGATACGCCCGAAAGCTCCGCGCATGGCCGAACGGCTGGTCGACGACATCCTCACGGCACTGGACGAGCAGACCGTCATCGTCCCCGGCACCGACGCTGCCGCACTGATCGTCCCCAGCCTCGCCGGCTCCCTGACTGCTGTCCTCGACCAACGCAAACTCCTCGCCGCCCGGATCCAGGAACTCCTGGAGGCCCACCCTCTTTCCCAGGTCCTGACGTCCATGCCCGGGATCGGCGTCAGGACCGGAGCCCGCATCCTCATCGACGTCGGCGACGGCAGCACATTCCCCTCCGCAGCCCACCTCGCCGCCTACGCCGGCCTCGCCCCCGCCACCCGCAGCTCCGGCTCCTCCATCCGCGGCGAACAACCCTCCAGACGAGGAAACAAGCAGCTCAAACGAGCCTTCTTCCTCTCCGCGTTCGCCGCCCTCGCCGACCCGGACTCCCGGACCTACTACGACAAGAAGATCGCCCAGGGCAAACACCACACCCAAGCCCTGCTCTGCCTCGCCCGACGCCGGGCCGACGTCCTGTTCGCCATGCTCCGCGACGGAACCTTCTATGAATCCCGGTCCGCCGCCACGACCTGA